Proteins encoded within one genomic window of Candidatus Zymogenaceae bacterium:
- a CDS encoding MFS transporter, producing MATRVEKFPLWGKLLYASGNIGFTIADRIWVVFMLYFFLPPAESGMPELISNKTFFGVLTVVGVMTLFGRIVDSIADPIISNWSDRSKSPLGRRRFFLIFGGLPLMASSVILFLPPVPYASVANAVWMGFWLGVLLFFFTFYVGPWLALIPELTHNDTERVNLTLLQAAFALVGVIIVMIGGYALWGFLEKTTGMDKSTALQVTIGILAVIGLVFCYIAVIPINEKRYCDSAPSEIGLIDSLKLTLKNKPFLIYLFATICLWFALNIISQAATYYVTVLLKKPESFATVVFGAVFGTALIFFPILSFLNRFISKKTIMVVSTLIFAVFAPLTYYLGTDVLILDPMVQAYIIFAFVGIPVSALLAIPNAMISDLAEYDAITTGSKREGMYFGAQGLFQKINLGISTLILGYLFATFGKDIANPLGVKLSGLVVGVVCLIGAILYILYPEKDVLAVVEKHRAEVIVEK from the coding sequence ATGGCGACACGAGTTGAGAAATTCCCACTGTGGGGTAAGTTGCTCTATGCCAGCGGTAATATCGGCTTCACCATCGCGGATCGCATCTGGGTGGTGTTCATGCTCTATTTTTTCCTTCCCCCGGCGGAGTCCGGGATGCCCGAGCTGATATCCAACAAGACCTTTTTCGGCGTGCTGACCGTCGTCGGGGTGATGACGCTTTTTGGGCGTATTGTGGATTCAATCGCCGATCCGATTATCTCAAACTGGAGCGACCGGAGTAAATCCCCCCTGGGCCGTCGGCGGTTTTTCCTAATTTTCGGGGGACTCCCCCTGATGGCCTCATCGGTTATTCTCTTTTTGCCGCCCGTCCCCTATGCCAGCGTCGCCAACGCTGTCTGGATGGGATTCTGGCTCGGCGTGCTGTTGTTTTTCTTCACATTTTACGTGGGTCCGTGGCTTGCGCTGATTCCGGAACTGACCCATAACGATACGGAGCGGGTCAACCTGACCCTTCTGCAGGCGGCCTTCGCCCTGGTCGGCGTAATTATCGTGATGATCGGGGGGTATGCTCTATGGGGATTTTTAGAGAAAACCACCGGCATGGACAAGAGCACGGCGCTCCAGGTGACGATCGGCATCCTCGCCGTCATCGGACTTGTTTTTTGTTACATCGCGGTCATCCCCATCAACGAGAAGCGATACTGTGACTCCGCGCCGTCGGAAATCGGCCTGATCGACTCACTGAAGCTCACGTTGAAAAACAAGCCGTTTTTGATCTACCTTTTCGCCACAATCTGCCTCTGGTTCGCCCTCAACATTATATCTCAGGCCGCAACCTACTACGTGACGGTGCTTTTAAAAAAGCCGGAATCCTTCGCCACGGTGGTGTTCGGGGCCGTTTTCGGAACGGCGCTGATATTCTTCCCGATTCTGAGCTTTTTGAACCGATTCATCTCAAAAAAAACCATTATGGTGGTATCCACCCTGATTTTCGCCGTTTTCGCCCCGTTGACCTACTACCTGGGAACCGACGTGCTCATCCTGGACCCGATGGTACAGGCGTATATCATTTTTGCCTTTGTCGGCATTCCGGTGTCGGCGCTTCTTGCGATACCCAACGCCATGATTTCCGACCTGGCCGAGTATGACGCCATTACCACCGGAAGCAAGCGGGAGGGTATGTATTTCGGCGCTCAGGGACTGTTCCAGAAGATAAACCTCGGCATCTCCACGCTCATCCTCGGCTATCTCTTTGCCACCTTCGGCAAGGATATCGCGAATCCCCTCGGCGTCAAGCTGTCCGGTTTGGTTGTGGGTGTTGTGTGCCTCATCGGTGCCATCCTCTATATTCTCTATCCCGAAAAGGACGTGCTGGCGGTTGTGGAAAAACACCGGGCCGAGGTGATAGTGGAGAAATAG